A single genomic interval of Terriglobus albidus harbors:
- the guaB gene encoding IMP dehydrogenase, with product MIASPVPEALTFDDVLLVPAYSDVVPTQVSTQTRLTANITLNIPLMSAAMDTVTESRLAIAMAQQGGMGVVHRNLTIDAQASEIDKVKRSESGMIVDPVTIGPDQPIADALDVMRRYKISGVPVTRNRKLVGILTNRDLRFVSRTDLRIDEVMTKNNLITVPVGTTLEQAEQILHQHRVEKLLVVNDAYELKGLITVKDIQKKLKYPNACKDDQGRLRVAGAIGATGDFLERAAELIKARVDALAIDSAHGHSSRVLEAVAECKKRFPNVDLIAGNIATYEGCAALIEAGADAVKVGIGPGSICTTRMVTGAGMPQITAISEAYRAADERGISVIADGGIKYSGDITKAIAAGASIVMMGSLFAGVDESPGETILYQGRSFKAYRGMGSLSAMAQGSGERYFQGKDDMKDGSAAERQSITAPEPTNSNRLAKFVPEGIEGRVPHRGPLENMVYQLVGGLRSGMGYLGCGTIPDLQKNGRFIRISGAGLRESHVHDVIITREAPNYHVE from the coding sequence ATGATCGCTTCACCCGTACCTGAGGCACTTACCTTCGATGACGTCCTGCTTGTTCCTGCGTACTCCGACGTTGTCCCCACGCAGGTTTCCACGCAGACCCGGCTTACCGCCAACATCACGCTGAATATTCCGCTGATGTCGGCCGCAATGGACACCGTCACCGAGTCCCGTCTGGCCATTGCCATGGCCCAGCAGGGCGGCATGGGCGTTGTCCACCGCAATCTAACCATTGACGCCCAGGCAAGCGAGATCGATAAGGTCAAGCGCTCCGAGTCCGGCATGATCGTTGACCCGGTAACCATCGGACCCGATCAGCCGATTGCGGACGCCCTTGATGTGATGCGGCGTTACAAGATCTCCGGCGTTCCGGTCACGCGCAACCGCAAGCTGGTCGGCATCCTGACCAACCGCGACCTCCGCTTCGTCTCCCGTACCGATCTCCGCATCGACGAGGTGATGACCAAGAACAACCTCATCACCGTCCCGGTCGGCACTACCCTGGAGCAGGCTGAACAGATCCTCCATCAACATCGCGTGGAGAAGCTTCTGGTGGTCAACGACGCCTATGAGCTAAAAGGCCTGATCACCGTCAAAGACATCCAGAAGAAGTTGAAGTATCCCAACGCCTGCAAGGACGACCAGGGCCGTCTACGTGTCGCCGGAGCCATCGGCGCCACGGGTGACTTTCTGGAGCGTGCGGCTGAGCTGATCAAGGCCCGCGTCGACGCTCTCGCCATCGACTCTGCCCACGGCCACTCCAGCCGCGTTCTGGAAGCTGTCGCTGAGTGCAAGAAGCGCTTCCCCAACGTTGATCTCATCGCCGGCAACATTGCCACCTACGAAGGCTGCGCTGCTCTCATCGAAGCCGGCGCCGACGCCGTCAAAGTCGGCATTGGACCTGGCTCCATCTGCACCACCCGCATGGTAACCGGCGCAGGTATGCCCCAGATCACCGCAATCTCGGAGGCCTACCGCGCCGCCGATGAGCGCGGCATCTCCGTCATCGCTGACGGCGGCATCAAGTACTCCGGTGATATCACCAAGGCCATCGCCGCCGGCGCCTCCATCGTCATGATGGGTTCGCTCTTCGCCGGCGTGGACGAGTCCCCGGGTGAGACCATCCTTTACCAAGGCCGCAGCTTCAAGGCCTACCGCGGCATGGGCTCGCTCTCTGCGATGGCGCAGGGATCGGGCGAACGTTACTTCCAAGGCAAAGACGACATGAAGGACGGGTCGGCGGCAGAACGGCAGTCGATCACCGCTCCGGAGCCGACAAACTCTAACCGCCTGGCCAAGTTCGTTCCGGAAGGCATCGAAGGCCGCGTACCGCATCGCGGACCGCTGGAGAACATGGTTTACCAGCTCGTCGGCGGCCTGCGCTCGGGCATGGGCTACCTGGGCTGCGGCACGATTCCGGATCTGCAGAAGAACGGCCGCTTCATTCGCATCTCCGGCGCCGGTTTGCGCGAGTCGCACGTTCACGATGTCATCATCACGCGCGAAGCGCCCAACTATCACGTCGAATAA
- a CDS encoding VanZ family protein, whose amino-acid sequence MGVFRKRPSNLESRTGVRWLLYAWLPAIIMVAAIITESTHTFSAANTDGMFRPVWEAIFGKVDNLRWQEIHHYIRKTGHFTGYGLLCITSLRAWLLTFARTLRHMPIGAWRARSALMAICTTVFVASSDELHQYFMPDRTGTIVDVGLDTFGGLCFLGVIALLFWRRGSARSSN is encoded by the coding sequence ATGGGCGTCTTCCGCAAAAGACCTTCCAACCTGGAATCACGCACCGGTGTGCGCTGGCTCCTCTATGCCTGGCTTCCGGCCATCATCATGGTCGCTGCCATCATCACGGAGTCCACGCACACGTTCTCGGCCGCCAACACCGATGGCATGTTCAGGCCGGTCTGGGAAGCCATCTTCGGTAAAGTGGATAACCTCCGCTGGCAGGAGATTCACCACTACATCCGCAAGACCGGTCACTTTACCGGATATGGCCTGCTCTGCATCACCAGCCTGCGTGCCTGGCTGCTGACCTTTGCCCGCACTCTGCGGCACATGCCTATCGGCGCTTGGCGTGCGCGCTCCGCACTCATGGCGATCTGCACGACAGTCTTTGTCGCATCCAGCGATGAGTTACACCAGTACTTCATGCCAGATCGAACCGGAACTATCGTCGATGTCGGCCTCGACACGTTTGGCGGCCTGTGTTTCCTCGGCGTGATTGCGCTGTTGTTCTGGCGCAGGGGTTCTGCTCGCTCCAGCAACTAG
- a CDS encoding TonB-dependent receptor yields the protein MKKLIKTVQLACSILLFSCGALLAQTITASVNGTVTDPTGAVVVNATVMAVNVDTGVTTPTTTNHEGIYAIRFLQIGNYQIKVESAGFATTTFGPFVLETGQNAKVDMKLLLASQAQNVEVTSEVVPLINTETPTLATTLDTRAIENIPLVSRNLVALTMFLPGAVSTNPNGFVNQAGVSGPISSNQSVSVNGNRQQTNQYLLDGMNINQTLDDIPGYNPSVDAIGQVQVISANAPAEYGNVLGGDILYQTKSGTNQWHGSAFYYLSNFNLNANTWANKHGTTIIPKTSFTRNIFGGTFGGPIFHDRLFFFADYQGGRYHSGGIGTATVLTTKMRQGDFSELLDRSLMCSGDTGGVCTSNARLIQLYDATASGSPAYANNKVSILNPAAVYLFAHPEVYPLPNRTPDRSNTPARNNYQGPTKNRNYGNQFDIKVDWKATEKDTLSVRFSKAEQGQTTTNVLPVSFASAPTFPVRGVAINEVHTLNSSMVNEFRAGYTRIQNNGAVLLDPTGVFGLNGDKILSIGSNNAVSQAFAGFSALAMSDSASPQGFRASNGTEYTTLGNANLGTNYTLNTFLYGDNFTLLKNRHTIKFGVQFLRQQQNNFYPGNDGSLGGFYYLGPGTASPNGNPNGYSTGYTAADFVLNRAGFISKGGVAGPVGMRSWRDAYFAQDDWKVTPRLTLNLGVRYEYVQPIYEVHHKMSTIDPGNPAVILIDGSAQARAAGYGRGLVDPYYGSIMPRIGFAYSATPKLVLRGGYGLQNYMEGTGANLRMTTNLPFQATYQATGVQASPSGTGSFFLVQNGFGSGTASSNVYNVWNKKIKPAFIGIYNLTLEYQLNNTASVQVGYVGEAGQHLVTANQRNQLHNPCVINGIVQAVTATPSATCLAQAPAPFYATPGVGYNGVIRYTDSNAMMNYNAMQTSFRQREWHGLQYTVNYTWSHGNTNSTGFYGVPSITAASAYAQNVYDLHSEYGPIGQDVRHAVNWNMVYDLPLGRKRLFGANMPLIVDELIGGWKIGMTGVTYSGFPVNINTSNNTSGVNGNSLRANHYRALKIVNRSINNWFGTDPSAKPCGTKTDSVTKIVTIDDNGLCAYGQPAPGLFGTARPTSERAPGFQTYGASVTKDFTIWREQQVNFRADADNVFNSAYLSNPTSNVTSSTFGQITAVRSGPRQLQLSVKYHF from the coding sequence ATGAAAAAACTAATCAAAACAGTTCAGCTTGCCTGTTCGATTTTGTTGTTTTCCTGCGGTGCCCTGCTAGCACAGACGATCACAGCCAGCGTAAATGGAACAGTAACCGATCCAACCGGAGCAGTCGTTGTCAATGCCACAGTAATGGCCGTCAACGTCGACACCGGTGTGACAACACCCACCACCACGAACCACGAAGGAATCTACGCCATTCGCTTTCTGCAGATTGGGAACTATCAGATAAAGGTCGAATCTGCCGGCTTCGCGACTACCACATTCGGTCCATTCGTCCTTGAAACCGGACAGAACGCCAAAGTTGATATGAAATTGCTGCTGGCCAGCCAGGCACAAAACGTCGAGGTCACCTCAGAGGTTGTGCCGCTGATTAATACGGAGACTCCCACGCTTGCTACAACTCTCGACACGCGAGCCATTGAGAATATCCCGCTGGTAAGCCGCAATCTTGTTGCTCTCACCATGTTTCTACCGGGCGCCGTCAGCACAAATCCAAATGGCTTCGTAAACCAGGCCGGAGTCTCCGGTCCTATCAGCTCGAACCAAAGCGTATCGGTGAATGGAAACCGGCAGCAGACGAATCAATATCTGCTGGATGGCATGAATATCAACCAGACGCTGGACGATATTCCCGGCTATAACCCGAGCGTCGACGCCATCGGCCAGGTGCAAGTGATCTCTGCCAACGCACCCGCCGAGTATGGCAATGTGCTTGGCGGCGACATCCTGTATCAAACCAAGAGCGGCACCAATCAATGGCATGGAAGCGCGTTCTACTACTTGTCGAACTTCAACCTGAACGCGAACACATGGGCCAACAAACACGGCACGACAATCATTCCCAAGACGTCCTTTACCCGCAATATCTTCGGTGGGACATTCGGCGGCCCAATCTTCCATGACAGGCTCTTCTTCTTCGCGGACTACCAGGGCGGACGGTACCACTCCGGCGGTATTGGAACGGCAACGGTCCTTACCACGAAGATGAGACAGGGTGACTTCTCCGAGCTTCTGGATCGCAGCCTTATGTGTTCCGGCGACACCGGCGGCGTGTGCACTTCCAACGCTCGTTTGATTCAGCTCTACGATGCGACCGCGAGCGGCTCCCCCGCATACGCGAACAACAAGGTCTCCATCCTGAACCCGGCTGCCGTCTATCTGTTCGCGCATCCGGAGGTATATCCGCTGCCTAATCGCACGCCGGATAGAAGCAATACGCCGGCACGCAATAACTATCAGGGCCCAACCAAGAACCGGAACTATGGCAATCAATTCGATATCAAAGTCGACTGGAAGGCCACGGAGAAAGACACTCTCTCCGTACGGTTCAGCAAAGCCGAGCAGGGACAGACCACAACCAATGTTCTGCCGGTCAGCTTCGCCAGCGCTCCGACCTTCCCAGTCCGCGGCGTTGCGATCAATGAGGTCCATACCCTCAATTCCTCGATGGTGAACGAGTTCCGCGCTGGTTATACCCGCATTCAAAACAACGGCGCTGTGCTGCTGGACCCGACCGGAGTCTTCGGACTCAATGGCGACAAGATCCTCAGCATCGGATCGAATAATGCCGTCTCTCAGGCGTTCGCCGGTTTCTCTGCGCTCGCTATGAGCGATTCGGCCAGCCCACAAGGCTTCCGGGCCTCCAACGGTACGGAGTACACCACTCTCGGTAACGCAAATCTCGGCACCAATTACACGCTGAACACGTTTCTCTATGGCGACAACTTCACCTTGCTCAAGAACCGCCACACCATCAAATTCGGTGTGCAGTTCCTTCGTCAGCAGCAGAACAACTTCTATCCGGGCAACGATGGTTCTCTGGGCGGATTTTACTATCTCGGCCCCGGTACAGCCAGTCCGAATGGCAACCCCAATGGATACAGCACCGGATATACAGCGGCTGATTTTGTGCTGAACCGCGCCGGCTTCATCAGCAAAGGCGGAGTCGCCGGCCCAGTCGGAATGCGCTCGTGGCGCGACGCCTATTTCGCTCAGGATGACTGGAAGGTCACTCCAAGGCTCACACTGAACCTGGGCGTACGGTACGAGTATGTTCAACCAATCTATGAAGTCCATCACAAGATGTCGACGATCGATCCGGGGAATCCAGCGGTCATTCTGATCGACGGCAGCGCACAGGCCAGGGCAGCAGGCTATGGCCGTGGACTTGTCGATCCTTACTACGGCAGCATCATGCCCCGCATCGGTTTTGCGTATTCAGCGACTCCGAAGCTCGTCCTCCGCGGTGGATATGGGTTGCAGAACTACATGGAAGGCACCGGTGCGAACCTGCGTATGACGACAAACCTTCCCTTCCAGGCGACCTATCAGGCCACCGGCGTACAGGCAAGCCCCAGTGGGACTGGCAGCTTCTTCCTTGTACAAAATGGATTCGGCAGCGGCACGGCCAGCTCCAACGTTTACAACGTCTGGAACAAGAAGATAAAGCCGGCATTCATTGGCATCTACAACCTGACCCTGGAGTATCAGCTCAACAACACGGCTTCGGTCCAGGTTGGCTATGTTGGTGAAGCCGGACAGCACCTGGTGACGGCCAATCAGCGGAACCAGCTTCACAATCCCTGCGTTATCAACGGAATTGTTCAAGCCGTGACCGCTACTCCATCGGCAACCTGCCTGGCGCAAGCGCCGGCTCCGTTCTATGCGACACCCGGTGTGGGCTACAACGGTGTGATCCGCTACACCGACTCCAACGCCATGATGAACTACAACGCCATGCAGACCAGCTTCCGCCAGCGTGAATGGCATGGCCTGCAATACACGGTCAACTACACCTGGAGCCATGGCAATACCAACAGCACCGGCTTCTATGGTGTTCCCAGCATCACCGCAGCCAGCGCGTATGCACAGAACGTCTACGATCTCCATTCGGAATACGGCCCCATCGGGCAGGACGTCCGCCATGCAGTCAACTGGAACATGGTCTACGATCTTCCCCTGGGACGTAAGCGCCTGTTCGGCGCCAACATGCCGTTGATCGTAGACGAACTGATCGGCGGCTGGAAGATCGGCATGACGGGTGTTACCTACAGCGGCTTTCCCGTCAACATAAATACCTCGAACAACACTTCCGGCGTGAACGGAAACTCGTTACGTGCAAATCACTATCGAGCGCTCAAGATCGTCAACCGCTCCATCAACAACTGGTTTGGCACCGATCCTTCCGCAAAGCCTTGTGGCACCAAGACGGACTCGGTAACAAAGATCGTTACCATCGACGACAACGGCTTATGCGCATATGGCCAGCCGGCGCCTGGCCTCTTCGGCACCGCTCGTCCCACCTCAGAACGCGCACCCGGCTTCCAGACTTACGGCGCTTCCGTCACTAAGGACTTCACGATCTGGCGTGAGCAACAGGTTAACTTCCGCGCCGATGCGGATAACGTCTTCAACAGCGCGTACCTCAGTAATCCCACCAGCAACGTGACATCTTCCACCTTCGGTCAGATCACCGCAGTACGTTCCGGCCCGAGACAACTGCAACTCTCCGTCAAGTACCACTTCTAG
- a CDS encoding RidA family protein, whose amino-acid sequence MIENFVETSSRRSFFGKLAAMATILTGASRLPAQQSTPAQQSAPSATAPSSPEGNRPRPTGNHTYNGIYYFSGTGSNDGYPKEDHVTVTDPFEKHVTRTMDALKKSLDRNGCSMDSILNLQVFLCLPLADSNPTPTGKARFDAHKAQYDALNKIYATYFTPGKTPSRACMAVEWIPGDSLIEIVGSARVIA is encoded by the coding sequence GTGATCGAGAATTTCGTGGAGACCAGCTCACGGCGCAGCTTCTTTGGAAAGCTGGCAGCGATGGCAACTATCCTCACGGGAGCGTCCAGGCTCCCAGCTCAACAATCTACCCCGGCACAGCAATCAGCTCCATCTGCCACCGCGCCTTCGTCCCCGGAAGGCAACAGGCCCCGCCCCACCGGCAACCACACCTATAACGGCATCTATTACTTTTCGGGAACCGGATCGAATGACGGGTATCCCAAAGAGGATCACGTTACCGTGACCGATCCCTTCGAGAAGCATGTCACCCGAACCATGGATGCTCTGAAGAAATCTCTTGATCGGAATGGTTGCAGCATGGACAGCATCCTCAATCTGCAAGTCTTTCTCTGCCTGCCGCTTGCGGACAGTAATCCCACGCCTACAGGAAAAGCCAGATTTGACGCCCACAAGGCGCAGTATGACGCGTTAAATAAGATCTATGCGACATACTTCACCCCGGGAAAAACCCCGTCCCGTGCCTGCATGGCGGTGGAATGGATTCCCGGCGATTCCCTCATTGAAATTGTCGGCAGCGCACGAGTGATTGCCTGA
- a CDS encoding aminotransferase class V-fold PLP-dependent enzyme, whose product MNLGSGWNRRSFLSMLAAATGNLLSPSRLNAEGMFSKKGKQTIPPVDGHPIVPITSGLGSTGDIYAELGVTPLININGTVTVIGGSVMRPEVMELMRQGNQHFVLINELEVAAGKFIAKLCKSPEGYTGLVTAGAAAAMVVGYAGMMTEDLEPRITSCPDVSGFPRTEVIIQKSHRYPFDHQIRQTGAKLVEVETREEMIAAINPKTLAIHFTNILSDRGKVSGPETVAIAKAHNIYTFNDASADVPPKERLWEYPALGFDMVTFSGGKDICGPQASGVLIGKEELIRWSMLNMSPQEDRIGRPCKVGKETIFALLKALELFVNQDYDSVLKMYDARAQVITDAIKKFGVTALPREFNPQALGNVTPHYSWHIDPAKLKITGPEVMQKLADTKPVGIGSMGAGASGLRGRNPDAPAGPPPERRRRPSDPSVFGFALWQIKDGEDKIIADRLVQIFSEAPKA is encoded by the coding sequence ATGAATCTCGGATCCGGCTGGAATCGCCGTTCTTTTCTATCGATGCTTGCGGCGGCAACCGGCAATCTACTCAGCCCTTCCAGGCTTAATGCCGAAGGGATGTTTTCAAAAAAAGGCAAACAGACCATTCCCCCTGTCGATGGCCATCCCATTGTGCCGATTACAAGTGGCCTCGGTTCTACCGGCGATATCTATGCCGAGCTTGGGGTCACACCCCTCATCAATATCAATGGAACAGTAACAGTGATCGGCGGCTCGGTGATGAGACCCGAGGTCATGGAACTGATGCGCCAGGGCAACCAGCATTTTGTCCTGATTAATGAGCTGGAAGTCGCAGCCGGGAAGTTTATTGCGAAGCTATGCAAGTCGCCTGAAGGCTACACCGGCCTGGTGACGGCCGGCGCGGCCGCTGCCATGGTTGTCGGCTATGCGGGCATGATGACCGAAGACCTGGAACCTCGCATCACTTCCTGCCCTGACGTCAGCGGCTTTCCTCGGACGGAGGTCATCATTCAAAAGAGTCACCGTTATCCCTTCGACCATCAGATTCGCCAGACAGGCGCAAAGCTGGTCGAGGTGGAGACTCGCGAGGAGATGATCGCCGCCATCAACCCGAAGACGCTGGCGATCCACTTCACGAATATCCTGTCAGACCGTGGCAAGGTCAGCGGCCCTGAGACCGTTGCCATCGCCAAAGCCCACAACATCTATACCTTCAACGATGCCTCTGCCGATGTTCCTCCCAAAGAACGCCTGTGGGAGTATCCCGCGCTTGGCTTCGACATGGTGACCTTCAGCGGCGGCAAGGATATCTGCGGCCCCCAGGCCTCCGGTGTTCTTATCGGCAAGGAAGAGCTGATCCGCTGGTCGATGCTCAACATGAGTCCGCAGGAAGATCGTATCGGCCGCCCCTGCAAAGTCGGCAAAGAAACCATCTTCGCGCTGCTGAAAGCCCTGGAGCTGTTTGTGAACCAGGACTACGATTCAGTGCTGAAGATGTACGATGCCCGTGCGCAGGTGATTACCGATGCCATCAAGAAGTTCGGTGTAACGGCCCTTCCACGGGAGTTCAACCCTCAGGCTCTGGGCAATGTGACGCCGCACTATAGCTGGCATATCGATCCGGCAAAGCTGAAGATTACCGGACCGGAGGTCATGCAGAAGCTCGCCGATACAAAGCCTGTCGGTATTGGAAGCATGGGAGCGGGAGCAAGCGGACTTCGCGGACGCAATCCAGACGCTCCCGCAGGACCGCCCCCTGAACGCCGCCGTCGTCCCTCAGACCCGAGTGTCTTCGGCTTCGCTCTTTGGCAGATCAAAGATGGCGAGGACAAGATCATTGCGGACCGGCTCGTGCAGATCTTCAGCGAAGCACCGAAGGCTTGA
- a CDS encoding DUF5666 domain-containing protein, protein MKRLIAFIVVILFAGLAYAHEGMQHVMGTVTAVTADSITVKAINGTTQTVVLNTQTKYSKGTSAIAQKDIKVGDHVAVHASKKGEQLIAAEIKVGTMQGTGDMKGMHGEMNGMDMSGAKSK, encoded by the coding sequence ATGAAACGTTTGATTGCATTCATTGTCGTTATTTTGTTTGCCGGCCTGGCGTATGCCCATGAAGGGATGCAGCATGTGATGGGTACGGTGACGGCCGTCACCGCGGACAGCATAACGGTCAAGGCTATAAATGGAACAACGCAGACGGTTGTTCTGAATACGCAGACGAAGTATTCCAAAGGTACATCTGCGATCGCGCAAAAAGACATCAAGGTCGGGGATCATGTTGCAGTACACGCTTCAAAAAAAGGAGAGCAACTGATCGCTGCCGAAATCAAAGTTGGGACCATGCAAGGAACGGGCGATATGAAGGGGATGCATGGTGAGATGAATGGAATGGATATGTCTGGAGCCAAATCAAAATAA
- a CDS encoding c-type cytochrome, producing MRYRFVLSIVSLTVLLLACAGFLTWRFVHRGFSTRNQPGKIEAMLATTFRQAAIPSGEMELKNPMQATPDVLREGMAHWADHCASCHGNNGSSETMYGKTMYPRPPDMRRAPTQELSDGELYYTIKNGVRLSGMPAFGEPGDDDIDSWKLVAFIRHLPKLTEQEELQMEQLNPKTSEELQEEREEQQFLNGGGASASPETSTTHR from the coding sequence ATGCGGTACCGGTTCGTTCTGTCCATCGTTTCGTTGACTGTTCTGCTGCTGGCTTGCGCCGGCTTTCTGACATGGCGTTTCGTGCATCGCGGTTTCAGTACACGGAATCAACCCGGCAAGATTGAAGCGATGCTGGCGACAACGTTTCGCCAGGCGGCCATTCCTTCCGGCGAAATGGAGTTGAAGAACCCCATGCAGGCTACGCCAGATGTCCTTCGTGAAGGCATGGCGCACTGGGCAGACCACTGCGCGTCCTGTCACGGGAATAATGGCAGCAGCGAGACCATGTATGGGAAAACGATGTATCCGCGTCCTCCGGACATGCGGCGCGCACCGACGCAGGAACTCTCAGATGGGGAGCTCTACTACACCATCAAAAACGGCGTGAGGTTGAGCGGAATGCCCGCCTTCGGAGAGCCGGGAGACGATGATATCGACAGTTGGAAGCTCGTCGCTTTCATTCGCCATCTTCCAAAGCTGACGGAGCAGGAAGAGCTGCAGATGGAGCAGTTGAACCCGAAGACATCGGAAGAGCTTCAGGAAGAACGTGAGGAACAGCAATTTTTGAACGGTGGCGGAGCTTCTGCGTCACCGGAGACGTCTACAACGCACCGCTAA
- a CDS encoding TolC family protein: protein MTMKLYIPFAMIALFGSISIAQGQEHNAMPCMEGMDMPGCTPAKTPSNTQSKQQPQGAAQHEEHQEHSMPGMQHQHPPAQTSSPQSGQSSHATMTLQEPENPEHKTGSSLPAPELLKEVAARPPMNLDDFIKLADANNPTIKEAGAFVRRSQEKARQAGLYPNPTVGYQGEQIRGGSYGGGEQGAFVQQTIVLGGKLGLRRDIHAQESRSEQIGVQEQTYRVHADIQQAFFDALTAQETVRLRQQLLGIALDAVETVHQLANVGQADAPDILQTEVESEQAKVDYTVAQRHYLETFRVLSALAGKGELPVSPLQGELEKTPDLNAEQMTESVVSESPTVKRAQQEIVVAQARLKDAKREAIPDLQLKAGEQYNFERIDGSPNKATGPQSFASAGVNIPLWNRNQGNVQAAKADIERAEQSLRREQLSLRQHSAPLAQSYESARFEADRYKTQLIPRAERAYQLYLNKYQNMAQAYPQVLVSQRTLFQLRVSYVKALREVWRNAIALQNYTLSGGLQAPVSSDTPSTTINLPNATGAQE, encoded by the coding sequence ATGACGATGAAACTCTATATTCCCTTTGCGATGATCGCTCTCTTCGGTAGCATCTCCATTGCGCAGGGCCAGGAACACAATGCAATGCCGTGCATGGAAGGTATGGATATGCCTGGTTGCACACCGGCAAAAACGCCATCCAACACGCAGTCGAAGCAACAACCGCAAGGCGCCGCGCAACACGAAGAGCATCAGGAACACAGCATGCCGGGAATGCAGCATCAACATCCCCCCGCGCAGACCTCCTCTCCGCAAAGTGGGCAGAGCTCACACGCCACCATGACGCTGCAGGAGCCCGAGAACCCGGAACACAAGACAGGGTCGAGTCTGCCTGCGCCGGAGCTGTTGAAGGAGGTTGCTGCACGGCCTCCCATGAATTTGGATGACTTCATAAAACTGGCGGATGCGAACAATCCCACGATCAAGGAAGCAGGCGCCTTTGTCCGTAGATCCCAGGAAAAAGCACGGCAGGCGGGTTTGTATCCCAATCCCACGGTCGGCTATCAGGGAGAACAAATCCGCGGAGGTTCTTATGGCGGCGGCGAACAAGGTGCCTTTGTCCAGCAGACCATAGTCCTTGGAGGAAAGCTGGGGCTGCGGCGCGATATCCATGCGCAAGAGAGCCGCTCGGAGCAGATTGGCGTGCAGGAGCAGACATATCGCGTCCATGCCGATATCCAGCAGGCATTCTTCGATGCACTGACAGCGCAGGAGACGGTTCGCCTGCGGCAACAGTTACTGGGAATCGCGCTCGATGCGGTTGAGACCGTGCATCAACTTGCGAATGTAGGCCAGGCAGATGCTCCAGACATACTGCAAACGGAGGTTGAGTCGGAACAGGCGAAGGTGGACTACACCGTTGCGCAGAGGCACTACCTTGAAACCTTTCGTGTCCTCTCTGCTCTCGCAGGCAAAGGAGAGCTTCCTGTCAGTCCCTTGCAGGGAGAGTTGGAAAAGACTCCTGATCTCAATGCAGAACAGATGACAGAGAGTGTTGTCTCCGAAAGTCCTACGGTGAAGCGGGCGCAGCAGGAGATCGTTGTTGCACAGGCACGCCTTAAAGACGCCAAACGGGAAGCGATACCGGACCTGCAGTTGAAGGCAGGGGAGCAGTACAACTTCGAGAGGATCGATGGCTCGCCCAACAAGGCGACCGGTCCACAGAGCTTTGCCAGCGCCGGTGTGAATATTCCGCTGTGGAATAGGAACCAGGGAAATGTGCAGGCGGCCAAAGCGGATATCGAGCGCGCCGAACAGTCGCTTCGCCGCGAACAGTTATCGCTGCGTCAGCACTCAGCACCGCTTGCACAGTCTTATGAGTCGGCTCGATTCGAAGCAGACCGCTATAAAACCCAGCTCATTCCTCGTGCCGAGCGCGCCTATCAGCTCTATCTGAATAAGTATCAGAACATGGCTCAGGCCTATCCGCAGGTGCTCGTCTCGCAACGAACACTCTTTCAACTGCGCGTGAGCTATGTGAAAGCGCTACGTGAAGTCTGGCGTAACGCGATTGCTCTCCAGAACTACACCTTGAGCGGAGGTCTTCAGGCTCCGGTCTCAAGCGATACGCCGAGCACCACGATCAATCTTCCTAACGCAACTGGAGCGCAGGAGTGA